One window from the genome of Mucilaginibacter ginsenosidivorans encodes:
- a CDS encoding ligase-associated DNA damage response DEXH box helicase, whose protein sequence is MNTKGQQVIQKWYKRKNWHQFPFQQEMEEAYLGGNSGLLNAPTGSGKTFALFLPFLAAYINQYPDTYKTRQNNGLLMLWITPLRALTNDIRKAMQEVCEEIGLPWRIMTRTGDTSAAEKQALKTKLPEVLLTTPESLHLMLAQKEYYKIFQHLQVVVIDEWHELLGTKRGVQVELGLSKLKVLSLKSEVTDQKSKDSGLRIWGISATIGNLEQAVDVLLGNNFPKENTRMVRAFVDKKLVIKSVIPENIESFSWSGHIGVRLLPQVMDIVAKSNTTLIFTNTRSQAEIWYHAILDNYPEYAGIMAMHHGSLDNELRNWVEQALHAEALKVVVCTSSLDLGVDFRPVDSVVQVGSPKGVARFMQRAGRSGHHPGAVSKAWFVPTHSLELLEGAALKEGIKKGIYESRDPMLLSMDVLIQYMVTLAVSDGFKADELFTEVKSTYAFADISRSEFNELLDFITKGGRVLAQYDEFLKVEVENGVYKVNSRRVAMRHRLSIGTITSDVSIRVRWLSGGSLGTIEESFISKLKEGDTFWFAGQNLEFIRIKEMSAYVRKSKAKKGLIPSWMGGRMPLSSQLSAVFRDKLDEVAHGIENDEEVIALKPLFNLQAELSHLPQSHEFLIESFKARDGHHLLFYPFEGRLVHEGMASLLAFRISRIRNFSFSIAMNDYGFELLADEEIPIEQALEDAAFFSIDNLLDDIQHSLNANEMARRRFRDIASIGGLVFTGYPGQLVKNRHLQASSSLLFDVFTEYDPKNLLVKQAYNEALAFQLEEFRLREALQRIIKQSIVLKEINRPTPFAFPIMVDSLGRERLTTETMEERIAKLTRFDEEVKIEKKEKKLPERKGVSSKRRF, encoded by the coding sequence CTACAAAACCCGGCAAAACAACGGGCTGTTGATGTTATGGATAACACCGTTGCGCGCGCTCACCAACGATATCCGCAAAGCCATGCAGGAAGTTTGTGAAGAGATCGGTCTCCCCTGGCGCATTATGACCCGTACCGGCGATACTTCGGCGGCTGAAAAGCAGGCCCTGAAAACCAAACTGCCCGAGGTATTGCTTACCACACCCGAAAGCCTGCACCTGATGCTGGCGCAAAAGGAATACTATAAAATATTCCAGCACCTGCAGGTGGTTGTGATAGACGAATGGCACGAGTTGCTGGGAACGAAGCGGGGTGTACAGGTGGAGTTGGGTTTGAGTAAGTTGAAAGTTTTGAGTCTGAAATCAGAAGTCACAGATCAGAAGTCAAAAGACTCAGGACTCAGAATATGGGGTATCAGTGCCACCATAGGAAACCTGGAACAGGCGGTTGATGTGTTGCTCGGAAATAATTTTCCGAAAGAAAATACGCGCATGGTACGCGCTTTCGTGGATAAGAAGCTGGTGATCAAATCCGTCATCCCCGAAAATATTGAAAGCTTCTCATGGTCGGGCCACATTGGGGTGCGGTTGCTACCGCAGGTAATGGATATAGTCGCCAAAAGCAATACGACGCTGATATTCACCAATACCCGTTCACAGGCAGAGATATGGTACCACGCTATCTTAGACAACTACCCTGAATATGCCGGTATTATGGCCATGCACCACGGCTCACTGGATAACGAATTGCGGAACTGGGTGGAACAGGCGCTGCATGCCGAGGCTCTGAAAGTGGTTGTCTGCACGTCGAGCCTTGACCTTGGTGTAGACTTCAGGCCGGTGGACTCGGTGGTGCAGGTGGGAAGCCCCAAGGGTGTTGCGCGTTTTATGCAGCGGGCCGGCCGCAGCGGGCACCACCCGGGCGCGGTATCAAAAGCATGGTTTGTGCCAACACATTCTCTCGAACTGCTGGAAGGTGCCGCTTTAAAAGAAGGTATTAAAAAAGGCATTTATGAGAGCCGCGACCCGATGCTGCTATCCATGGACGTATTGATCCAATACATGGTTACGCTGGCGGTGTCGGACGGATTTAAGGCGGACGAATTGTTTACCGAAGTTAAATCGACCTACGCCTTTGCGGATATAAGCCGAAGCGAGTTTAACGAGCTATTAGATTTCATCACCAAAGGCGGCAGGGTGCTGGCCCAATATGACGAATTCCTGAAAGTTGAGGTCGAGAACGGCGTTTACAAGGTTAACAGCCGCCGTGTCGCTATGCGTCACCGCTTAAGCATAGGCACCATCACCAGCGATGTGAGCATACGTGTGCGCTGGCTAAGTGGGGGCAGTTTGGGCACCATCGAAGAATCGTTCATTTCGAAATTAAAAGAAGGCGATACCTTTTGGTTTGCGGGGCAAAACCTTGAGTTTATCCGCATTAAGGAGATGAGCGCTTACGTGCGTAAATCGAAGGCGAAAAAAGGGCTCATCCCAAGCTGGATGGGGGGCCGCATGCCGTTGTCGTCGCAACTCTCTGCTGTTTTTAGGGATAAACTGGATGAGGTGGCGCATGGTATTGAAAACGACGAGGAAGTAATAGCGCTGAAGCCGCTTTTCAACTTGCAGGCCGAATTATCGCATTTGCCGCAAAGCCACGAGTTCCTGATAGAATCCTTCAAGGCCCGCGACGGGCATCACCTGTTGTTTTATCCCTTTGAGGGGCGACTTGTACACGAGGGAATGGCCTCGCTGCTTGCCTTTCGCATTTCCCGGATCAGGAATTTCTCCTTTTCTATTGCCATGAACGATTACGGCTTCGAGTTATTGGCAGATGAAGAGATCCCTATCGAGCAGGCTTTGGAGGATGCCGCCTTCTTTTCCATCGATAATTTGCTTGACGACATACAGCACAGCCTGAACGCTAATGAAATGGCAAGGCGGCGCTTCCGCGATATTGCCAGCATCGGCGGACTTGTGTTTACCGGTTATCCGGGTCAGTTGGTTAAAAACAGGCACCTGCAGGCTTCATCTTCGCTGCTGTTTGACGTATTTACCGAGTACGACCCGAAAAATCTGCTGGTGAAGCAAGCCTATAACGAAGCCCTGGCGTTCCAGCTTGAAGAATTCAGGCTGCGCGAGGCATTGCAGCGCATCATTAAACAAAGCATCGTACTTAAAGAAATAAACCGTCCCACACCGTTTGCATTCCCTATAATGGTTGACAGCCTGGGCCGCGAAAGGCTAACAACCGAAACCATGGAAGAACGTATAGCCAAATTAACCCGCTTTGATGAAGAGGTAAAGATTGAGAAAAAAGAAAAAAAATTACCTGAAAGAAAAGGAGTTAGCTCCAAAAGAAGATTTTAA